The following is a genomic window from Sphingobacterium spiritivorum.
CGATCACACCGGTGCCGATCTCGATTTTGCTTGTTCGGGCTCCGATAGCCGAAAGCAACGGAAAAGGAGAAGCCAGTTGCTTTGCAAAATGATGTACTCTGAAGTAAGCACCGTCTATACCCAGTTCTTCTGCAGCTACTGCCAGATCTATAGACTGCAGCAGCGTATCACTAGCTGTCTGTGTGCTATATGCAGGATGATTGGCCCAGTGACCAAAGGATAAAAAACCTATTTTTTTCATGATTCCACTATGAGATTAGATAAACTATGTGTCAAATTTAACAAATGTTATTGTTTTGCGGCTTCTGCAGATTGTCCTTTGCATGTAAATAAAAATAATTTTGAAAGCCGCTATAATAGTAAGTTAATCCCAGATTTAGATTTTGGATAGATATTTGTAGAATAGCTGACTAATCGGAGAAAATTCAGGAAAACAAACTGTTTATTTCAGGATTATCAGACTCCTTTCTATCTCTACAGCTGAAAAATAGGGCTGGGCGCTGATAGGACCGGAGGTTAGTATGCTTATATAATTTGAGTATGGCCATATTTTATACATAAAAATATACATGTAAGGGGATACAAATCCTGTTTGTAAACCTGAAACACAAAAACACTTACTATAAAAAACGATAAAAAATGAACAAAAGGGGATTATTCATACTCTTAGGGAGTATTTATGTGGGGCTTTGTACAATATCCTGTGAAAAATCAGCAGATATTATAGAGACTGAAACAGCCGTAGACCAACACAGGACAGACAAAAACCAATCTAAAATTCAGACGAATCTTGACAATACACTTATTCTGGAATTGGTCAATAAAGTAAGAGTGGCTGGATGTGAATGCAAAGACAAAGATACCAAACAGGTGGACAAAATGCCCGCTGTATCTGCGCTGATCTGGAATGAAAAACTGGCAGGTACGGCAGTGAAGCATGCACAGGATATGGAAACCAGAAATTATTTTTCACACAACAGCCCCGAAGGGGAAACCTTTGGTCAGCGGTTAAACAATAACGGATACACTTATCGCCTTGCAGCTGAAAATATTGCCAGAGGACAGCGAACGGAAGCGGAAGTCGTGGAAGCATGGATAAACAGCTATGGACACTGTAAGAACATTATGCAGTCAGGTGTCAAAGAAATGGGGGCAGCCCGTTCGCCCGGATCCGGTTTTTATTGGGTACAATTATTTGGAACCCAATTACAATAAAGAGAGAGTAGCATAGAGGGGTATCCTGCTGAAAATATAAAATGCTTGTCATCTAATAAACGCACTAACTATTTGGTAGTGCGTTTTTTGCATCGATTACATTGCATATAAAGCTTCTTTACAAACGAATAATAAAGGAAGCATAACGAATTTTGATTGAGCTAAACAACTTTACATAAGAAGTTGTTATTTGCAGTATAAAACTTAAAGAACTATGAAGATAACATTATTCTCAGCTATTATTGCTTTATTGGTATTGACCTCATGTGGCGGTAAATACGATTACGGATACAATGAAAAAATGTCCAGCCTGTTTCTCAACTGTATGGAAAAAGTGGATGAGAGCCACGAAAAACTCATGAACGGAGAATATAATATCAGTAAGGCCAATAACGAGATTTCCTATGACATGGCTCTGAAAAATGCAAATGGTCTTATTAGATACACCAATCAAATAAAAGCAGAAGCACAAGAGCTGACACATAGTGAAATCGCCAATAAATTTCACGATGCGTCTATTGCTTATATGACAGAAATTGGTGACGGATATGCCCCGTTACTCGTCAAATATATAGAAGAACAGGATAGTGTATCGAGAGAAGC
Proteins encoded in this region:
- a CDS encoding CAP domain-containing protein, which gives rise to MNKRGLFILLGSIYVGLCTISCEKSADIIETETAVDQHRTDKNQSKIQTNLDNTLILELVNKVRVAGCECKDKDTKQVDKMPAVSALIWNEKLAGTAVKHAQDMETRNYFSHNSPEGETFGQRLNNNGYTYRLAAENIARGQRTEAEVVEAWINSYGHCKNIMQSGVKEMGAARSPGSGFYWVQLFGTQLQ